From Verrucomicrobia bacterium S94, the proteins below share one genomic window:
- a CDS encoding carbohydrate-binding protein: protein MMTRLNILILTMIAATTYSAEYHVSTQGNDAYSGTKSRPFKTISKGAEVAQPGDTVIVHEGVYREEINPPRGGTSDKQRIVYRAAKGENVVIKGSEVVKGWTHVEGDVWKLVIENPESFFGAFNPFRTQIYGDWYRHKGRLNHVGQVYLNGHWLSEASSLEEVMKPAGETALWYTNDQRYPTDRYGPSVDLLKLELNGEKAAALNAVDFTDRKGAWTGTHKGDDYIKAAREGHWLKYEEVNFGKKTSQITFTCMTESIGGLIEIRLDSQQGQLLGICPVDYTGSRWTGWREFSADIKETGGIHTLCLVFKDKPEPEPNAEEVIIWAQFKDVNPNEELVEINARETVFYPRKTGINYITVSGFTLEHGSPNWAPPTAEQVGLIGTHWSKGWIIENNTIRYSSCTGITLGKYGDEMDNRAMSAEGYVGTIKRAHTNGWAKGNIGSHIVRNNSVSYCEQAGIVGSMGAAFSRITGNEVFQIHRRGLFSGAEMAGIKFHAAIDTLIADNHVYACNRGLWLDWMTQGTRVSQNLFHGNMSEDLFLEVNHGPCVIDNNLFLSSTSVSDWSQGSAFIHNLIAGNVWVSPQERQTPYHPAHSTELAGLDKIYGGDNRFFNNIFAGRDALINYRKGELPLFTGANLFLNKATPLDPEKDGAVMADFDPQINVVRDGNDAYVEMVFPKVNGLKTEIITTADLGEAAIPKLPYKNYDEADLIVNNDYWGNPRKTKAPSAGPFEDFKPGAVKLKVWPKNKTITK, encoded by the coding sequence ATGATGACCAGACTTAACATCCTGATACTTACCATGATTGCCGCAACAACCTATTCGGCGGAGTATCATGTATCTACTCAGGGAAATGATGCTTACTCCGGCACAAAAAGCAGACCCTTCAAAACCATATCAAAAGGAGCGGAAGTTGCTCAGCCGGGAGATACGGTTATCGTTCATGAAGGCGTCTATCGCGAGGAGATCAATCCTCCGCGCGGCGGTACATCAGATAAGCAACGCATTGTTTATCGGGCCGCCAAAGGTGAAAACGTTGTCATCAAAGGATCCGAAGTCGTCAAAGGCTGGACGCATGTGGAAGGCGACGTATGGAAACTTGTCATCGAAAATCCCGAGAGCTTCTTCGGAGCATTCAATCCGTTTCGTACGCAGATTTATGGCGACTGGTATCGCCATAAAGGTCGATTAAATCATGTGGGACAAGTTTATCTCAATGGTCATTGGTTGAGCGAGGCCTCAAGCCTGGAGGAGGTTATGAAACCGGCCGGGGAAACCGCTTTGTGGTATACCAATGACCAGCGTTATCCAACCGATCGCTATGGTCCCTCGGTTGACCTGCTTAAACTCGAATTAAATGGGGAGAAGGCAGCAGCGTTGAATGCGGTGGATTTTACCGATCGAAAAGGCGCATGGACCGGAACGCATAAAGGGGATGATTACATTAAAGCCGCCCGGGAGGGGCATTGGCTGAAGTATGAAGAGGTTAATTTCGGAAAAAAGACCTCTCAAATCACTTTTACCTGCATGACCGAATCCATCGGTGGACTTATTGAAATCCGTCTTGACAGTCAACAGGGCCAACTGCTTGGAATCTGTCCGGTTGATTATACGGGATCCAGGTGGACAGGCTGGCGGGAGTTTTCCGCAGACATCAAAGAAACCGGCGGAATTCACACCCTCTGCCTGGTTTTCAAAGACAAGCCCGAACCGGAACCCAATGCGGAGGAAGTGATCATCTGGGCGCAGTTTAAGGACGTGAACCCCAACGAAGAGCTTGTGGAAATCAACGCTCGCGAAACGGTCTTCTATCCCCGGAAAACAGGCATTAATTACATCACCGTTTCCGGATTTACACTGGAGCATGGGAGCCCCAACTGGGCTCCGCCCACTGCGGAGCAGGTTGGACTGATCGGCACGCACTGGAGCAAAGGGTGGATTATTGAAAACAACACGATCCGCTATTCCTCCTGCACCGGCATTACGCTGGGAAAATATGGTGATGAAATGGATAACCGGGCGATGTCGGCGGAAGGCTATGTGGGCACCATAAAACGAGCCCACACCAACGGCTGGGCAAAAGGAAATATAGGCAGTCACATCGTGCGCAACAACAGCGTCTCCTATTGTGAACAGGCCGGGATCGTCGGAAGCATGGGCGCCGCCTTCAGCCGGATTACCGGCAATGAAGTCTTCCAGATTCATCGCCGGGGGCTTTTCAGCGGAGCCGAGATGGCCGGCATTAAATTTCATGCGGCGATCGATACGCTCATTGCGGATAATCATGTCTATGCGTGTAACCGGGGCTTATGGCTTGACTGGATGACGCAGGGCACCCGCGTCAGTCAGAATCTGTTCCACGGAAATATGAGTGAAGATTTATTTCTGGAGGTTAATCATGGGCCCTGTGTAATCGACAATAACCTGTTCCTGTCCAGCACATCTGTTAGCGACTGGTCGCAGGGCAGTGCTTTCATTCATAACCTGATTGCAGGCAATGTGTGGGTCTCTCCTCAGGAGCGCCAAACGCCCTACCACCCTGCGCACTCCACCGAACTGGCCGGTCTCGATAAAATATATGGAGGGGATAACCGCTTTTTTAACAACATCTTTGCGGGCCGGGACGCCCTTATAAATTATAGAAAAGGCGAACTGCCGTTATTCACCGGAGCCAACCTGTTTTTGAATAAAGCCACTCCGCTTGATCCGGAAAAGGACGGTGCGGTGATGGCGGACTTTGATCCTCAGATTAATGTCGTGAGAGATGGTAATGATGCATATGTCGAAATGGTTTTTCCGAAAGTAAACGGCTTAAAAACGGAGATCATTACTACGGCTGATCTGGGTGAAGCGGCCATCCCGAAACTCCCTTATAAGAATTATGATGAAGCAGACCTCATCGTGAATAATGACTATTGGGGCAACCCGCGTAAAACAAAGGCGCCTTCGGCTGGTCCCTTTGAAGATTTTAAACCGGGTGCTGTTAAGCTGAAAGTCTGGCCGAAAAATAAAACCATTACGAAATGA